The Mytilus edulis chromosome 12, xbMytEdul2.2, whole genome shotgun sequence genome contains a region encoding:
- the LOC139499457 gene encoding uncharacterized protein yields MATYRELKQHEQIDFTQIKPSRSVSNHSHLLSKSDILRKKAQLETKVKYSAKQASLIRQKAALEAELSILQIKEETEVLESEIRILENESMVGEDDDLDSVSEFQKERTKEYVQNLHIPDTKPIAIVNTPEKQSPQLSAYANTSTPYVPPNVNNNNSQMELCNLITKMMARKDIVLSRLIKYNDSPFQFLSWKETFKDVMKELSVTPSEELDLLIKWLGPDSARQAESIKAASASDHVGGLHKIWDRLDVQYGSPELIEQCLKTKLANFPKLSNTAKDYERLYELYDILCEIQFVKNNPQYSQVLAYYDSSTGVNQIVNCLPHNLQEKWSTEAIKYKKRHNMLYPPFSFFVDFTYDMAKWRTDPSFQFAPQTNKTSNPASMQSNLRVSTRKTDVYTIDEKQVCPIHGTNHDLNECRAFRQKPMTERMDLLKKNRLCFRCCSLQKHLQRSCRENIHCNICKSSNHPTALHIYQQDQNIDPYNGSQSVNDCESEKIHEGELNNLSHVSAICTKICGNPLSSSKSCAKILPIYVYPKNKTHMAQKVYAIIDDQSTHSLGTSKFFDIFNENAEHINFTLSSCSGKVSTMGRVARHYTIEALDHSASINIPSLIECNDIPNNRDEIPSPEVAASHDHLNNIASHIPPIDQNIKIELLIGRDVIQAHHVLDQRLGGDNLPYAQKLPLGWVIVGESCLGQIHRTETVTVNKTFILPDGRTSHFQPCANAFTVKPESIFERTPYDETIGPSIEDKLFIELMDSKVKQGSDNRWTAPLPFRKDRPVLPNNRVQAVQRVNSLERSLRMNPNKKEHILQFMNKMFVNKHAEKAPNLPIGNECWYLPFFGVYHPKKPGKVRIVFDSSAKFSGTSLNDVLIKGPDLTNNLLGVLLRFRKEAVAVTADVEQMFYNFKVTDSHRDYLRFVWHENNEVHRPLIDYRMTVHVFGNSPSPSVATYCLRRAVQNADNDIQDFVYNNFYVDDGLMSCPDVESAVDLMKRT; encoded by the coding sequence ATGGCAACCTACCGAGAACTAAAACAGCATGAACAGATAGACTTCACTCAGATAAAACCGAGTCGTTCAGTTTCAAATCACAGTCACTTGTTAAGTAAATCtgatatattaagaaaaaaagcaCAATTAGAGACGAAGGTTAAATACAGTGCAAAACAGGCTAGTCTTATAAGACAAAAGGCAGCCCTAGAGGCAGAATTAAGTATCCTTCAGATTAAAGAAGAGACTGAGGTGTTGGAGTCAGAGATCAGGATATTGGAAAATGAGTCCATGGTAGGAGAGGATGACGATCTAGACTCTGTATCTGAATTTCAAAAAGAACGAACAAAAGAATATGTTCAAAATCTACATATACCAGATACAAAACCAATTGCAATAGTGAATACACCAGAAAAGCAATCTCCACAACTTAGCGCATATGCAAATACATCTACACCATATGTGCCTCCTAATGTTAACAACAATAATTCACAAATGGAACTGTGTAATTTGATCACAAAGATGATGGCTCGGAAGGATATTGTTTTATCACGACTTATCAAATACAATGATAGCCCATTTCAGTTCCTATCTTGGAAAGAGACATTTAAAGATGTTATGAAAGAACTTAGTGTGACTCCTTCAGAAGAGTTGGATCTTCTCATAAAATGGCTTGGTCCAGATTCAGCAAGACAAGCAGAAAGTATCAAAGCTGCCAGTGCTAGTGATCATGTTGGTGGTTTACACAAAATTTGGGACCGATTGGATGTTCAGTATGGAAGTCCAGAATTGATTGAGCAATGCTTAAAAACCAAACTTGCTAACTTTCCGAAGTTAAGCAATACTGCCAAAGATTATGAACGCCTGTATGAACTATATGACATATTATGTGAAATccaatttgttaaaaacaatcCACAATATTCACAAGTTCTCGCTTATTATGACTCCTCAACTGGCGTTAATCAGATCGTAAATTGTCTTCCTCATAACTTACAGGAAAAATGGTCAACAGAAGCTATTAAATACAAGAAAAGGCACAATATGTTGTACCCGCCATTCTCATTCTTTGTTGACTTTACTTATGACATGGCAAAATGGCGTACAGATCCGAGTTTTCAGTTTGCTCCGCAGACAAATAAAACTTCTAATCCTGCTAGTATGCAATCTAATTTGCGTGTATCTACTAGAAAAACTGATGTATACACAATAGATGAAAAGCAAGTTTGTCCTATTCATGGCACAAATCACGATCTCAACGAATGTAGAGCTTTCCGTCAAAAGCCAATGACTGAACGTATGGACTTGTTAAAGAAAAACAGGCTTTGCTTTCGTTGCTGCAGTCTTCAGAAACATTTACAAAGAAGCTGTAGAGAaaatatacattgtaatatttgtaaaaGTTCAAATCATCCAACAGCTTTACACATTTACCAACAAGACCAAAACATAGATCCATATAACGGCTCTCAATCTGTAAATGACTGTGAAAGTGAGAAGATTCACGAAGGGGAGCTTAATAACCTATCACATGTATCAGCTATTTGTACAAAGATTTGTGGAAATCCGTTAAGTAGTAGCAAGTCTTGTGCTAAGATTTTGCCAATTTATGTTTatccaaaaaataaaacacacatgGCTCAGAAAGTATATGCAATCATAGATGATCAAAGTACTCATTCATTAGGTACATCAAAGTTTTTCGATATATTTAATGAGAATGCTgaacatataaattttacattatcATCATGCTCAGGCAAAGTATCTACAATGGGTAGAGTAGCAAGACATTATACAATTGAAGCGTTAGATCATAGTGCTTCTATAAACATTCCATCACTAATTGAATGCAACGACATACCAAACAACCGTGATGAGATACCATCACCCGAAGTGGCAGCTAGTCATGATCATCTTAACAACATAGCGTCGCACATACCACCCATTGACCAGAATATCAAAATTGAATTACTTATTGGTAGAGATGTGATTCAAGCCCATCACGTTCTTGATCAACGCTTGGGAGGTGACAACTTGCCCTATGCTCAAAAGTTGCCATTAGGGTGGGTGATCGTAGGAGAATCTTGTCTCGGTCAGATTCATCGAACTGAAACTgtaactgtaaacaaaacttttattttgccAGATGGACGCACCTCTCATTTTCAACCTTGTGCAAATGCTTTTACTGTAAAACCTGAATCTATCTTTGAGAGAACACCTTACGATGAAACTATTGGACCTTCAATCGAGGACAAACTATTTATAGAATTGATGGATTCTAAAGTGAAACAAGGGTCAGATAATCGGTGGACTGCACCTCTTCCGTTTCGCAAAGACAGACCTGTGTTGCCTAATAATAGAGTACAAGCAGTGCAGAGAGTTAATTCGTTGGAACGTAGTCTTCGCATGAACCCTAACAAAAAAGAGCATATACTTCAATTCATGAATAAGATGTTTGTGAACAAACATGCTGAGAAGGCACCAAATCTACCCATAGGAAATGAATGTTGGTATCTTCCCTTTTTTGGGGTATATCATCCAAAAAAACCTGGAAAAGTGAGAATTGTTTTTGATTCGTCAGCTAAGTTTAGCGGGACTTCATTGAATGATGTCTTAATAAAAGGTCCAGATCTAACAAACAATTTATTAGGTGTTTTACTTAGATTCCGTAAAGAGGCTGTAGCAGTGACAGCAGACGTAGAACAAATGTTTTACAACTTTAAGGTAACAGATTCACATAGAGACTATTTGCGTTTTGTATGGCATGAAAACAATGAAGTTCATCGCCCTCTTATTGATTACAGAATGACTGTACATGTTTTTGGGAATAGCCCTTCTCCCTCTGTTGCCACATATTGTTTAAGGAGAGCAGTGCAAAATGCAGATAATGACATTCAGGACTTTGTTTATAACAACTTTTATGTTGATGATGGGTTGATGTCATGCCCAGATGTTGAGTCCGCAGTTGACCTTATGAAGCGAACTTAA
- the LOC139499338 gene encoding uncharacterized protein, whose product MDLPGSDVDIMFVDEVVNVTQIERNIKHLVQRTEVFMETDTYHPGFTRLRLIAVGKRANQFVSNECIVNTQTGQYLSTTNFINHMKQIIIFNDFSTHGPCLSDTDQTVDFAFCLRSKYLPYHAMPWKLRYRRQWPPNAIIDRIINYGCLLVPIGPRIMANCNLLWRISFSVAEKQLVHSFNFTQVLCYGLLKLTVKRIVNTNDVVKDLLCSYFLKTALFWVSEEVDIDTFQLPKLFICFSLCLNKLISWVNNCYCPNYFIPEHNMFLGKINKYNNNSLLSVLNSIKYRGISGLMQNLFHSNPCKNSCYPRYSETSEQSILMLDFLFYRIYRRLMNSPKMMSNLTKKYKLLKHIKSLQNSQSSSFVIGVCKFHYATISQQAAQLLPTLKQINTNYNIHTSYHRHLHDGLQRDAVTGWLLYASFYYVTEQYNVTLRLTEYILSMNLLDMVHLGKNYYSEADLNNYRHRVHSSMSLNAKMKTAVVDEVMYVRHSSLIPKELELEVEDHFFGIPLIIMSQCLRFLCYHHIGDTFNRQQALRHLRSPQVVNTSVVSNCVTLFGVCCEIAGYNNAAFHYYEDALQCDNCICSSAEKRKSRLLNI is encoded by the coding sequence ATGGATTTACCAGGAAGTGACGTAGATATAATGTTTGTCGATGAAGTGGTAAACGTAACAcagattgaaagaaatataaaacatcTGGTACAACGTACTGAAGTATTTATGGAGACAGATACTTATCATCCTGGATTTACTAGACTCAGATTGATAGCAGTAGGGAAAAGAGCAAATCAATTTGTATCTAATGAATGTATTGTAAATACACAAACAGGTCAATATTTATCAACGACCAACTTTATAAATCATATGAAGCAGATAatcatttttaatgatttttctacACACGGTCCCTGCTTATCAGATACAGATCAAACTGTAGATTTTGCATTCTGCCTAAGAAGTAAATATTTGCCATACCATGCTATGCCATGGAAATTGCGTTATCGACGGCAATGGCCCCCTAATGCAATAATTGACAGGATAATAAATTACGGTTGTTTATTAGTACCTATAGGACCCAGGATTATGGCAAATTGTAATTTATTATGGAGAATATCTTTCTCAGTGGCAGAAAAACAACTTGTACATTCGTTTAATTTTACTCAAGTCTTGTGTTATGGTCTTCTTAAATTAACAGTAAAGCGTATTGTAAACACAAACGACGTGGTCAAAGATTTGTTGTGTTCTTACTTTTTGAAGACGGCTTTATTCTGGGTCTCCGAGGAAGTTGATATTGACACCTTTCAATTacctaaattgtttatttgtttttcccTCTGCCTGAATAAGCTGATATCATGGGTAAACAACTGTTACTGTCCGAACTATTTCATACCTGAACACAACATGTTCTTAGGAAAGatcaataaatataacaataactcACTACTCAGTGTACTCAATAGTATAAAATATAGGGGAATCAGTGGATTGATGCAGAATTTATTTCATTCTAATCCCTGTAAAAACAGCTGTTACCCACGATATAGTGAAACCAGTGAACAATCAATACTAATGTTAGACTTCCTGTTTTACAGAATTTATCGTAGGTTGATGAATAGTCCGAAAATGATGTCAaatcttacaaaaaaatataaattactaAAACATATTAAATCTTTACAAAATTCTCAATCGTCTTCATTTGTTATCGGTGTTTGTAAGTTTCATTATGCTACCATCAGTCAACAAGCTGCACAACTATTACCGACACtaaaacaaattaatacaaattataacataCACACAAGTTATCATAGACATTTACATGACGGTTTACAGAGGGATGCTGTGACAGGTTGGTTGTTATACGCGTCGTTTTATTATGTAACAGAACAGTACAATGTAACACTCAGACTTACAGAATACATTCTATCAATGAATTTACTCGATATGGTGCATTTAGGTAAAAATTACTACAGTGAAGCAGATTTAAATAATTACAGACATCGTGTACATTCATCAATGTCATTGAATGCAAAGATGAAAACAGCTGTTGTAGATGAGGTAATGTACGTACGGCACTCATCATTAATACCAAAAGAACTAGAGCTGGAGGTAGAAGACCATTTCTTTGGAATACCACTTATTATAATGTCTCAATGTCTTAGATTTCTATGCTATCATCATATTGGTGATACTTTCAACAGACAACAGGCGTTGCGTCATTTACGTTCACCACAAGTTGTGAACACTAGCGTAGTATCTAATTGTGTAACACTATTTGGAGTATGTTGTGAAATAGCCGGTTATAATAACGCAGCTTTTCATTATTATGAAGACGCTTTGCAATgtgataattgtatatgtagtTCAGCAGAAAAAAGGAAGTCAAGACTTTTAAACATCTAA